A window of the Camelus dromedarius isolate mCamDro1 chromosome 5, mCamDro1.pat, whole genome shotgun sequence genome harbors these coding sequences:
- the LOC105086625 gene encoding tropomodulin-2, which translates to MALPFQKELEKYKNIDEDELLGKLSEEELKQLENVLDDLDPESALLPAGFRQRDQTQKAATGPFDREHLLMYLEKEALEQKDREDFVPFTGEKKGRVFIPKEKPIETHKEEKVTLDPELEEALAGASDTELYDLAAVLGVHNLLNNPKFDEETTSTKGGKGPVRNVVKGEKVKPVFEEPPNPTNVEVSLQQMKANDPGLQEVNLNNIKNIPIPTLKEFAKALETNTHVKKFSLAATRSNDPVAIAFADMLKVNKTLKSLNIESNFITGAGILALVEALKENDTLTEIKIDNQRQQLGTAVEMEIAQMLEENSRILKFGYQFTKQGPRTRVAAAITKNNDLVRKKRVEGDRR; encoded by the exons ATGGCGCTCCCTTTTCAAAAAGAGCTGGAGAAATACAAGAACATTGATGAAGATGAGCTTCTTGGCAAACTCTCAGAAGAAGAACTAAAACAGTTGGAAAATGTCCTTGACGACCTAGATCCTGAG AGCGCACTGCTGCCAGCTGGATTTCGACAGAGAGACCAGACACAGAAAGCAGCCACCGGCCCGTTTGACCGTGAGCACCTCCTCATGTACCTGGAGAAGGAGGCTCTGGAACAGAAAGACAGGGAGGACTTTGTGCCCTTCACCGGGGAAAAGAAAG GGAGAGTCTTTATCCCCAAAGAAAAGCCCATAGAaactcataaagaagaaaaagtgaccCTTGACCCAGAACTGGAAGAAGCTTTGGCCGGCGCCTCTGACACTGAACTCTACGATCTTGCAG CTGTTCTTGGGGTACACAATTTGCTCAACAATCCCAAATTTGATGAAGAAACGACCAGCACAAAAGGAGGCAAAGGGCCTGTGAGAA ATGTGGTCAAAGGTGAAAAAGTCAAGCCAGTGTTTGAGGAACCTCCCAATCCCACAAATGTGGAAGTAAGTCTGCAGCAGATGAAAGCCAATGATCCCGGCCTGCAAGAGGTCAACCTCAACAACATAAAG AACATTCCAATTCCAACCCTGAAGGAATTTGCAAAGGCTCTGGAGACCAATACCCATGTGAAAAAGTTCAGCCTGGCCGCAACCCGCAGCAATGACCCTGTGGCGATT GCTTTTGCAGATATGCTAAAAGTAAACAAGACCTTGAAAAGTCTAAACATAGAATCCAATTTTATCACTGGTGCTGGGATCCTGGCCCTTGTAGAGGCactaaaagaaaatgacaccCTGACAGAGATCAAGATCGACAACCAG AGACAGCAGTTGGGAACAGCCGTAGAGATGGAAATTGCCCAGATGCTCGAGGAGAATTCAAGGATCCTCAAGTTTGGATATCAGTTTACCAAGCAAGGGCCACGAACAAGAGTGGCAGCTGCAATCACAAAGAATAATGACCTGG TTCGTAAGAAGCGAGTTGAAGGAGACCGAAGGTAA